A portion of the Lampris incognitus isolate fLamInc1 chromosome 9, fLamInc1.hap2, whole genome shotgun sequence genome contains these proteins:
- the pigv gene encoding palmitoyltransferase ZDHHC18-A, which translates to MDVRAVLQFATITRGLTLLLQAVLNAVIPDHEADAFNPPRMEEPLYLDSALEWLLGGLSRWDAEHFLFIAERGYLYEHNFAFFPLLPVVLRGLAETLLRPLSGWLTVRGRLLLAVALGNSALFLLSAVALYALGRLVLQDRRLALLSSLLYCLTPANVFMAAGYSESLFAALTFGGLFLLEKGFTLRACLALGIATAARSNGLVNAGFLLYLPSLRALSQIRMYRTTAKGHGKVVRYVWVVACLLFTSLLGTAIIALPFFAFQYYGYRTFCTPSVSLEQIPPALLSLAERKGYRLPDENGPPPLWCMRPLPLLYSHIQDVYWDVGLLRYFQLRQIPNFLLAMPMATLGITAAYAYYQANPDMCLRLGLWETGANKRLDKPSPGFYNPRVFVYIVHSTALLVFGSLCMHVQVLTRFMASSSPVPFWISAHLLLLNEPLLHRRKTSTPNVQLQTSTAKNGCKHTHHNPITALLPHWRTCSPTTQCILGYFLSYWVLGLALHCNFLPWT; encoded by the exons ATGGATGTCAGGGCAGTTCTACAATTCGCCACCATTACTAGAGGCTTGACATTGTTATTGCAG GCTGTCTTAAACGCCGTCATCCCCGACCACGAAGCCGATGCGTTCAATCCTCCGCGGATGGAGGAGCCCCTGTATTTGGACTCTGCGCTGGAGTGGCTACTGGGTGGCCTCTCTCGTTGGGACGCCGAGCACTTCCTCTTCATCGCAGAGAGAGGCTACCTGTACGAGCACAACTTTGCTTTCTTCCCACTCCTCCCCGTCGTCCTGCGTGGCCTGGCAGAGACACTGCTGCGGCCCCTCAGCGGCTGGCTGACGGTGCGGGGACgcctgctgctggctgtggcccTCGGGAACAGCGCGCTCTTCCTGCTGAGTGCCGTGGCCCTGTATGCGCTAGGTCGTCTGGTGCTGCAGGACCGGCGCCTCGCCTTGCTCTCCAGCCTGCTCTATTGCCTCACGCCCGCCAATGTCTTCATGGCGGCCGGGTACTCGGAGAGCCTGTTCGCAGCTCTCACCTTCGGCGGTCTGTTCCTCCTGGAAAAGGGCTTCACACTCCGGGCCTGCCTGGCCCTGGGCATTGCCACGGCAGCACGATCCAACGGGCTTGTAAACGCGGGCTTCCTGCTGTACCTGCCATCGCTGCGCGCCCTATCTCAGATCCGCATGTATCGCACGACTGCTAAGGGTCACGGCAAAGTCGTCCGCTATGTGTGGGTCGTCGCTTGTCTCCTGTTCACCTCCCTGTTGGGGACTGCGATAATCGCCCTTCCCTTTTTCGCTTTCCAATACTATGGGTACAGGACGTTTTGCACACCGTCTGTTTCCCTGGAGCAGATCCCCCCTGCTCTCCTGTCACTGGCTGAAAGAAAGGGTTACAGGCTCCCAGATGAAAATGGTCCTCCACCTCTCTGGTGCATGAGACCGCTCCCTTTGCTTTACTCGCACATCCAGGATGTGTATTGGGATGTGGGCCTCCTGCGCTACTTTCAGTTGAGGCAGATACCAAACTTCCTTCTGGCTATGCCCATGGCTACCCTTGGCATAACTGCTGCATATGCGTACTATCAGGCTAACCCAGACATGTGTCTTAGGCTAGGGCTTTGGGAGACAGGTGCAAATAAACGGCTTGACAAACCTTCACCTGGATTTTACAACCCCCGAGTGTTTGTATATATTGTGCATTCCACTGCACTTCTGGTATTTGGGTcactgtgcatgcatgtgcag GTTCTAACCAGATTCATGGCCTCCTCTTCCCCTGTACCTTTCTGGATCAGTGCACATCTGCTCTTACTGAATGAGCCACTACTCCATCGAAGGAAAACATCAACTCCCAATGTACAGCTACAAACATCTACCGCCAAAAAtggatgcaagcacacacaccacaacCCCATTACAGCACTGCTTCCACACTGGAGAACATGCTCTCCGACAACACAATGCATCTTAGGATACTTCCTGTCCTACTGGGTGTTAGGCCTGGCACTGCATTGCAACTTCTTACCATGGACTTGA